The DNA region GAAGGGCTCGTCGAGAAAGAGCATGTCAGGATTGACCGCAAGAGCGCGAGCTACTTCGAGGCGCTGCTTCATGCCTCCTGAGAGCTCGGGCGGATAGGTCTTCTCAAACCCTTCCAGCCCTACCATTTTGATGTAGTACGCGATCCGACGCTCGCGCTCCTGGCGTGGCAACTTGAACAGGCCGAATCCAATATTGCCTTCGACAGTGAGCCACGGAAAGACACCGCGCTCCTGAAAAACGAAGATGCGGCGGGGATCGGGGCCGCGCACGGTTTCACCATCGACCGTAATCTGCCCGCTGGTCGGAGAGAGAAAGCCGGCCATAGTGTTCAGTAGCGTCGATTTGCCGCAGCCGGAGGGGCCGAGCAGGCACACGAACTCACCGTCGCCTACATCGAGATTGATATCTTCGAGGACCGGCGTATTTTTTCCATCGCGCTTGAACACCATGTTGATGTGCTCGGCGCGCAGTTTTGTTTTTGTTTGCAAGGCTGGACTTATTGCGATGGTTTCCAATGACGACACGACGATCAATCCTCCGAATAGCTCCAGCGAGACGACTTTATATTTTCAAGCGACCGGATTCCCATATCGAGGAGCAGGCCAATGATGCCGATCAAGACCATTCCAGCCACGACGAGGTCGTAACGGTTGCCGGCGTTGCGGGCATCGACGATAAGGAAGCCAAGGCCGGAGTTTACGGCGATCATTTCGGCGGCGACCACAACAAGCCATGCGATGCCGAGAGCGATCCGCAGACCAACGATCAACTGCGGCGTGACTGCCGGATACAAGACTCGGTAGATGAGATCGAAGGAGCTGAGACCAAAGTTACGGCCTGCATTGATATATACCGTGGGAACGCTTTGCACCGCATTGATGGCCGTCAGCAGCAAGGGAAGGAAGCAGCCGAGGAAGATGAGAAAGATGGCAGCAAGATCGCCGACGCCAAACCACAGAATCGCAATTGGAATCCAGGCAAGCGGAGAGATGGGACGCAGTAGCTGGATGATGGGGTTGAAGGCCATCTCGGCGCGGCGGTACCAGCCGATGGCGAGTCCGAGTGGAACAGCTACGAGGACCGCCAGGACAAAGCCCCAGGTGACGCGAAACAGGGATGCGACCACGTATTTGAAGAGAACCCCATGGCGCACCAGATCTGCGACACCGCCGACGACTCCCCAAGGCCCCGGCAGAAGATGGACAGAACTACGGCTAATCGAAATCTGCCATGCCGCAAGCAGAATGACGATGAACAGTATTGGGCGAAGTCGAATTCGCAGGTTCACCCTCTGTGGCCTCTTTCAGTTTCGGTGCTGTTGCCCCGGCGCATTTTGAAATCTCCAATGTTTCTGGCGTGAGCTACTGACGAAGAGAACGCCTAGGTTATCAACAGCATATACGGACCGAGTTTCGACTGCTAAATAGTAGTCTTTGGACGCTATTTCTTCTATCCATCTAAAGATGGAGATATCTGTCAATATAAAGATTGCTGCCCGCCATTGAAGCGTTTTGTTGTGTTCTAAATTTGATTCGGGTTATGGATAACTTTTAGGTTCGGATGCTATATGTTCAGTACAGCCTCCTAAAATAGAAGACCACATGAGAACTCTTGTACCTGATGTCGCCGTGGTGAATAAACAGCACACACGCACTCATAGATATCGCCAGCTTGTGGCCAACGTACTGATGGCGGGAATATTTTTTACTGTGGGGTGTCACTCGGGCGGACGACTGCCAGATAAGTCCTCGCAGACGTATTCAGATTTTGTTTCTAGCTTCTATGTGGGGTTGGCTGCGCTGCAGGTGGGAGACGATGTCCGGGCCGACAGTAGTCTGGCACAAGCTACGAAATTGGTTCCTGCCGAGCCTGCGGCGTGGGCCAATTGGGGTATTCTGGCCCTGCGACAACGAAACTTCGACGTAGCGGCACAGAGACTCGATCGTGCTCGCTCGCTCGCTCCCAAAGATGATCGCATCTATTATCTGCTCGGACTGCTCGAAAGCAATCGCGGGGATTCGGCCAAGGCGATTGTGAATCTCCAGACGGCGATCAAACTAAATCCTGCTAATTTGCGCGCAACCTATCAACTGGCATCGGAGGTGGAACGCCAGGGAGGCGCGACGAGTGAGGTGGATTTCGAACGGCTGATTCAGCAAATTCTAGTTGCCAATCCAAATAATCTTGCTGCTCTGGTTGATTTGAGCCGTATTGCCGCCAAGCGCGGCGATGCCGCGATGCTGCACGCGACCATCGATAAAATTGCGGCGCAGTCGGGCGCATGGCCGTCAGATGTGCGACAGCAATTGCTCTCTTTGCAAGCGGCAGCTTCCGGGCCTGATCCGAAGAGTGCGGCTACACGATCAATCTTCTTGAGAAATGTGCTGATGCAGGTGCCGGAGTTCCGCCAAAGCTTATCTGCGATCAAGCCGCAGCCCGGAGAAGAGGCCGAGCCGTTTGCACATTTTCTGCGGCTTGAGTCGCCAACGTTCAAACCAGCTCCAGCGGATGAAGGAATGACGTTTGTCTCCCAGCCACTGACCAAGATTCCCTCAGACAACTCGGACAAATGGAGTTGGATTGGAGCTATTTCTCTAAATGGCACGGGCGCGCCCACGATAGCGGTAGCCAATGGGCATCAGGTGCGCCTCGCGACCGGGGCCACGTTTGCCTTCCCGGGTGGGAAGGCTGCGGTGAAGCCAACTCCGGAAGGCGTATTGCCGGTTGATTTCAACTATGACTTCAAGACCGATGTTGTGTTAACTGGCGCCGGTGGTCTTCGTTTTATGCGGCAGGACACCCCCCAGACTTTTGTGGATGTAACTAGTCAAACGAAGCTGCCTCGCTCTGTAACAGATGGTAGTTACACAGGTGCGTGGGGTGTGGATATTGAAGCCGATGGGGACCTCGATATCGTTGTAGGTGCACCGACCGGCCTTCCGCTGGTACTTCGCAATAACGGGGATGGAACATTTCTGGCAATGCATCCGTTTGCCGATATCTCAGGTGTGCGGCAGTTTACATGGGCGGACCTGAATGGCGATGGCAACCCGGATGCCGCGCTTATCGATGGGGCAGGACAGTTGCATGTCTTTATCAATGAGCGCTCGGGCAAGTTCCGTGAACAGGTTTTGCCAAGCGGATTTTCTGCTGTCAGCGCGATTGCAGTTGCTGATGTGAATCACGAGGGGCCGCTTGGGCTCATTGCAGTTCGCAAGAGCGGTACGATTGACAGCTTGGTCGTTAAAGCTGACGATCGCGGTTGGACGGTAGACGAACTTGCCAATATTCTGGATGCAGCGAGCTATCTTGCTGAAGATGTTCGGCTGCGAGTGGCTGATCTGGACAACAACGGCGCCTTCGATCTTCTACTCTCGCCTATTGCCGCAGCGCACAGTCCATTAATCTGGCTGCAGGGTGAGGATGGAAAATTTCAATCAGCGGGCAAGCCGCTTGATGCTGCGATGGTTTTTGGTGCGGCCGATTTGAAGGGGAACGGAAGGATCGATCTACTTGAAATTTCGCCGGAAGGGCAGCCCGTGGAAGCTGTCAATCAGGGAACGAAGCAATATCATTGGCAGACCATTCGACCCCGTGCGCACCAGGCAACCGGCGATCAACGCATCAATTCGTTTGGTATTGGCGGCGAGATCGAGATCCGTTCCGGCTTAGCGGTGCAAAAGCAGGAGATCAGCGGGCCGGAACTTCATTTTGGACTGGGCGAACAAAAGGACGTCGATGTGGCGCGAATCATTTGGCCTAATGGTTCCGTGCGGGCTGAGTTTGCGCTCAAGGCTGATCAGGAGTTTGTGGCTGAGCAGCGATTGAAAGGCTCCTGTCCATTTCTCTTTGCATATAACGGAAAAGACATGGCGTTTGTTAAGGACTCAGTTCCGTGGGGATCGGCTATTGGACTACGAATCGATTCGCAGGGAACAGCACGCATCGATGCCACGCAGGAGTGGTACAAGATAGGACGGAATGAACTGGTTCCACAAGATGGCTATTATGACCTGCGGGTTACTGGTGAACTGTGGGAGACGTATTACTACGATTACCTAGCGCTCATGACAGTCGACCATCCGGCTGGAACAGAGATTTTTACGGATGAGCGTTTTGCTGTACCGCCGGTGAAGCTGGCCATCACTGCGGTCGCAACACCCCAACCGGTGAAGCGCGCCGTGGATGACAATGGGCACGACGTAACCGCCATTTTGAGAACGCTCGATGGAAAGTACCTTGATAACTTTGGCAGGGGACAGTATCAGGGAGTAACTCGCGATCACTATGTGGAACTAGATCTGGGCGAGAGTGCGCCTAAGAACGGTCCACTCTGGCTGATTGCCAAGGGCTGGCTGCACCCATCCGATTCCTCATTGAATGTAGCTATGAGTCAGGGACAGCATGAACAGCCGAAGCCACTCAGCCTGGAAGTGCCC from Edaphobacter paludis includes:
- a CDS encoding ABC transporter ATP-binding protein translates to MQTKTKLRAEHINMVFKRDGKNTPVLEDINLDVGDGEFVCLLGPSGCGKSTLLNTMAGFLSPTSGQITVDGETVRGPDPRRIFVFQERGVFPWLTVEGNIGFGLFKLPRQERERRIAYYIKMVGLEGFEKTYPPELSGGMKQRLEVARALAVNPDMLFLDEPFGALDSITRLIMRTELLRIWEAERKTIIFVTHDIDEAVQLADRVVVMSARPATIQQIVTIDIPHPRDISSPRYLELRDGIFQQIGLAHKV
- a CDS encoding ABC transporter permease; amino-acid sequence: MNLRIRLRPILFIVILLAAWQISISRSSVHLLPGPWGVVGGVADLVRHGVLFKYVVASLFRVTWGFVLAVLVAVPLGLAIGWYRRAEMAFNPIIQLLRPISPLAWIPIAILWFGVGDLAAIFLIFLGCFLPLLLTAINAVQSVPTVYINAGRNFGLSSFDLIYRVLYPAVTPQLIVGLRIALGIAWLVVVAAEMIAVNSGLGFLIVDARNAGNRYDLVVAGMVLIGIIGLLLDMGIRSLENIKSSRWSYSED
- a CDS encoding FG-GAP-like repeat-containing protein: MRTLVPDVAVVNKQHTRTHRYRQLVANVLMAGIFFTVGCHSGGRLPDKSSQTYSDFVSSFYVGLAALQVGDDVRADSSLAQATKLVPAEPAAWANWGILALRQRNFDVAAQRLDRARSLAPKDDRIYYLLGLLESNRGDSAKAIVNLQTAIKLNPANLRATYQLASEVERQGGATSEVDFERLIQQILVANPNNLAALVDLSRIAAKRGDAAMLHATIDKIAAQSGAWPSDVRQQLLSLQAAASGPDPKSAATRSIFLRNVLMQVPEFRQSLSAIKPQPGEEAEPFAHFLRLESPTFKPAPADEGMTFVSQPLTKIPSDNSDKWSWIGAISLNGTGAPTIAVANGHQVRLATGATFAFPGGKAAVKPTPEGVLPVDFNYDFKTDVVLTGAGGLRFMRQDTPQTFVDVTSQTKLPRSVTDGSYTGAWGVDIEADGDLDIVVGAPTGLPLVLRNNGDGTFLAMHPFADISGVRQFTWADLNGDGNPDAALIDGAGQLHVFINERSGKFREQVLPSGFSAVSAIAVADVNHEGPLGLIAVRKSGTIDSLVVKADDRGWTVDELANILDAASYLAEDVRLRVADLDNNGAFDLLLSPIAAAHSPLIWLQGEDGKFQSAGKPLDAAMVFGAADLKGNGRIDLLEISPEGQPVEAVNQGTKQYHWQTIRPRAHQATGDQRINSFGIGGEIEIRSGLAVQKQEISGPELHFGLGEQKDVDVARIIWPNGSVRAEFALKADQEFVAEQRLKGSCPFLFAYNGKDMAFVKDSVPWGSAIGLRIDSQGTARIDATQEWYKIGRNELVPQDGYYDLRVTGELWETYYYDYLALMTVDHPAGTEIFTDERFAVPPVKLAITAVATPQPVKRAVDDNGHDVTAILRTLDGKYLDNFGRGQYQGVTRDHYVELDLGESAPKNGPLWLIAKGWLHPSDSSLNVAMSQGQHEQPKPLSLEVPDGHGGWKVARANLGFPAGRKKICLIDLANVFVPGTARRVRLRTNLEIYWDSIEWAKGLPDTPLKIERLTPSMANLHYRGYSVIHQANASSPEIPDYSHLMSTTQIWRDLAGYYTRYGDVRKLLDSVDDRYVIMNAGDEMSLRFAAPAAPPEGWVRDYVLAGDGWIKDGDYNSSYSQTVLPYPHHARKEYDTPPGKLEDDWEYRHHKEDWQTYQTRYVTPRIFEEALRNEVAK